A genomic stretch from Leishmania donovani BPK282A1 complete genome, chromosome 36 includes:
- a CDS encoding ATPase, putative, with the protein MLRRCGCRRNVWSSHISTKRTVVEAYEQLARKGVITADARQRYMSEACTSLLQFIHQCYSDEAAGKVSPYTRPCMSASDERGHWVQASRSLRRSIWASLAKQARQAFPDSVTRTLGLLEAENIGVVEKRGLYLWGDVGIGKTMILDLFDLCATPYAKRRSHLHSFMSELEDRLFRAEMALTRRRRSAVSPKEKRALDAVRPINVVVQEVLHETPILCFDEFQTFDVAHAALLAAFFSEALREGLFLITTSNRPPEDLCRVSASFNAFLPVLRQHCNVVHCADIRDYRVKEAAERHHQLIFLHPNTKANVERLMRRVEHAFGAGGGELAWIKEDTLWHHGRSVVIPLRCAGCAVFDFTDICGAREGLSSADIQLIALQFHTVIVTNVPQMGNVSSNAAHQFVVLVDEMYQNNVKLLFTSSVPWTHLMDSTYSTSDVRALADVDSGRGGDATCSAGGSFGTEVYSEGEDDRSGHAASYNFRNEEELMSFARIRSRLNEMGSASYLLRDHRHFVVTDFDFAALLRPDIQRKVCE; encoded by the coding sequence AtgttgcgccgctgcgggtgcCGAAGGAACGTGTGGTCGAGCCACATCTCCACGAAACGCACCGTGGTTGAGGCGTACGAACAGCTTGCGCGTAAAGGTGTCATAACGGCCGACGCTCGCCAACGCTATATGTCAGAAGCATGCACATCCCTTCTCCAGTTCATTCACCAGTGCTACTCAGACGAGGCTGCCGGCAAGGTATCGCCGTACACCCGGCCTTGCATGTCAGCGAGCGATGAAAGGGGCCACTGGGTGCAAGCGTCGCGCTCACTTCGGAGGTCTATTTGGGCATCCCTCGCGAAGCAGGCGAGGCAGGCATTCCCCGACTCTGTCACTCGCACGCTGGGCCTCTTGGAGGCGGAGAATATTGGCGTTGTGGAAAAACGTGGGCTGTACCTGTGGGGTGATGTGGGAATCGGGAAGACGATGATACTGGACCTCTTTGACCTCTGCGCTACCCCGTATGCGAAGCGCCGTTCCCACCTGCACTCTTTCATGAGTGAACTGGAGGACCGCCTCTTTCGCGCGGAGATGGcgctgacgcggcggcgccggtcaGCCGTGTCGccgaaagagaagagggcgctGGATGCCGTCCGTCCCATCAACGTGGTtgtgcaggaggtgctgcacgaGACGCCTATCCTGTGCTTCGACGAATTTCAGACCTTCGATGTGGCTCACGCCGCGTTgctcgccgccttcttcagcgAGGCGCTCCGTGAAGGACTCTTCCTAATCACGACGAGCAACCGCCCCCCGGAGGATCTATGTCGTGTTTCCGCTTCCTTTAACGCTTTCCTTCctgtgctgcggcagcactgcaATGTTGTGCACTGCGCCGATATCCGTGACTATCGCGTGAAGGAGGCTGCGGAGCGGCACCACCAGCTTATCTTTTTGCACCCGAACACGAAGGCAAACGTGGAGCGGCTGATGCGGCGTGTCGAGCATGCTTTCGGGGCTGGTGGCGGAGAGCTTGCGTGGATCAAGGAGGACACACTGTGGCACcacggccgcagcgtcgtGATCCCGCTGCGATGCGCTGGATGTGCCGTGTTCGACTTTACCGACATCTGCGGCGCGCGAGAAGGGCTATCCTCAGCTGACATCCAACTCATCGCCCTGCAGTTCCACACCGTCATTGTCACAAACGTGCCGCAGATGGGCAACGTGAGCTCTAACGCGGCGCACCAGTTCGTCGTGCTGGTGGATGAGATGTACCAGAACAACGTTAAGCTGCTCTTCACTTCCTCTGTACCGTGGACGCATCTCATGGACTCCACCTACTCCACGAGCGACGTGCGGGCCCTGGCGGACGTCGACTCCGgtcgcggcggtgatgcgACCTGTTCCGCAGGCGGCAGCTTTGGAACCGAGGTTTacagcgagggcgaggatGATCGGAGCGGGCACGCAGCCTCCTACAACTTTAGGAATGAGGAGGAGCTCATGAGCTTTGCGCGCATCCGCAGCCGCCTAAACGAGATGGGCTCGGCCTCGTACCTGCTGCGCGATCACCGTCACTTCGTCGTCACCGACTTCGATTTTGCTGCTTTGCTCCGTCCAGACATACAACGAAAGGTGTGCGAATGA